The DNA region GAGGTCATCGTCTTTGAGCCCTACTACGGATATCACGTGAACACGCTGGCGCTCGTCCAGGCGAAGCCAGCGTATGTGAAGCTGGCGCCGCCCGGCTGGACCTTCTCACGCGTCGACCTCGAGCGCGTCATCACGCCGAAGACGCGCGCCATCGTCGTCAATACTCCCGCGAATCCGACCGGCAAGGTGTTCACGCGCGAGGAACTGGGATGGATCGCCGAGCTCGCGGTCAAGCACGACCTCTTCGTTTTTACCGACGAGATCTACGAATACTTTCTTTATGACGGGCGCGAGCACATCTCGCCCGCCACGCTTCCCGGCATGGCCGAACGCACCGTCACCATCTCCGGATTCTCGAAGACCTTCAGCATCACCGGATGGCGCATCGGGTACGCCGCCTGCTCGGCGCGCTGGGCGCCCGCCATCGGATACTTCCACGATCTCGCTTACGTCTGCGCGCCCGCGCCGCTGCAAGCCGGAGTCGCCGCCGGCTTGCGCGAGCTGAAGCCGGACTTCTACGCCGTACTGGGCGTGGAATATGCCGCCAAGCGCAAGCTCATCTGCGATACGCTCACCGCCATCGGACTCACACCCTTCGTTCCGCAGGGCGCCTACTACGTCCTCGCCGATGCCTCCTTGCTCCCTGGAAACGGCTCGAAAGAGAAAGCGATGCACCTGCTGCACTCCGCCGGCGTGGCCAGCGTGCCGGGAAAATCGTTTTATTCCGATGGTGGCGGCGAACAGATGCTGCGCTTCTGTTTCGCCAAGACCGACGCCGACCTGGCGGAAGCCTGCCGCCGCCTGGAAGACGCCCATGTCCGCACCGCGGTCGGCCGCTAGGTCCCTCGTGTGGCCGCCGGCAGCGAGCCGGCAGCTTCGTCTATCGCGCCGCGCGGTGGCTCTCGGCGGCGCCAGCGGCCGTCCGGCCTGCCGCTCGTCCAGTCTTGTCTAAGCCTCGGAAATCGAATAGTATGCCGTCACTTTCCCCCGAAAGACTTTCTTACGGACTCCTGAATGGTAGCCACGGTCACGTGTCGGTTTTGTGGACGGGTCAACTACGAAACGCAGACGAACTGTGCTCTATGCGGCAAGCGCCTGGCCGAGTCCGACACCAATACTCCTCCCATCGGCAGCATCAGCGATGACTCGCACGCCAACACGGCCGATGACTCGCGCCATTGGCTGATCGGCAGCGCCGGCGAGCAGAGTGGCAAGCGGGTTGAAGTCCCCAAAGATGGCGCGACCATCGGCCGCCATCCCACGCAGAACAAGATCGTCATCAACGACCCTGAAGTCTCGCGCATCCACGCGCGCCTCGCCGTCGAGGGCGACCGCCTCACGCTCGAAGACTCTTCCGCCAACGGCACCTACGTGAACGATCGCCGCATCGAGCGCGTGACCCTGCGCGATGGTGACGAAGTGCGCTTCGGACTCTCCGAGAACAACACGTTTACCTATCAATTGGAGAGCTTTGCCGTGGCGCGCGCGAAGGTGCTACAGGCAGGCTCGGCTTCCGCCGCGGCCGCTGCGGCCATGCCGGCGCCGGCGCCAGGACCAGGATCCGGACCAAAGAGCGGCACGCAAGTCGCCATGGTCAAGCCGCTGCGTTCTGCCGTCACCGTGCGGCTGGGCGCAGAAGACGCTACCCTGATCACGCGCGGCTCGTTGCAACTCGTGCTCGACCAGTACGCCGTCGAGAACATCCCCATCACCACGAATCGGATGAAGCTCGGCCGCGCGCCTGCCGCCACCGATCGCGTGCAGATCGATCATCCCACCGTCTCCGACAATCACGCCGAGATCACCGCCAGCGCGGTAGGGGCCACGCTGCGCGACCTCGCTTCCAGCAACGGCACCTACGTCAACGGACAGCGCATCACCGAGCGCCTGCTTCACGATGGTGACCTCATCCAGCTGGGCGATTGCGATTCCAAGCTGCTGCTCTATCGCCATCCCAAGCGCCGCGTCATGGTGTTGCGCGACCTCGAGCTGAAGAAGCCGGTCATGACGATGGGCCGCGACGCCTCGAACGACATCAGGCTCGATCATCCCACCGTCTCGCGCAGTCATGCCGAGATCCGCCGCGTGGGCTCTGGCTTTGAGATCGTGGACAAGGGTTCCGACAACGGCACCTTCGTCAATGGGATGAAGATCAAGCGCCAGGCGCTGAACCCGCGCGACAAGATCACGCTCGGCGCCGTGCATCTCGTCTTCGACGGCTCGCAGCTCGAGCAGCAGTCGGATGGCACGCGCGTCCGCCTGGTCGCCAGCCATCTCACGCGCACCGTCACTGACCAGCACACGCACCGGCCGCTGGTGTTGCTCGATGACATCTCGCTCGCCATCGAGCCGCGCGAGTTCGTGGGACTCCTCGGCCCCGTGGGCTCGGGGAAATCCACGCTCATGTACGCGCTCAACGGCTTCCAGCCCGCCGACAACGGTCGCGTCCTGATGAACAACTGGAGCCTGTACGACGACTTCGAGGCGCTGCGCTCCATCATCGGATATGTGCCGCAAGACGACATCGTGCACAAGACGCTGACCGTGCGTGAGTGTCTCTACTACGCCGGGCGGCTGCGCTTGCCCGACGACACCGACGAGGACGAGATCCGCAAGCGCCTCGCCGAGGTGGTCGAGATGCTCGACCTCAACGAACGGCTCGATGTTGCCGTCGGCGAGCTCAGTGGCGGACAGCGCAAGCGCGTCAGCGTTGCCATCGAATTGCTCTCCAAGCCCAGCATGCTGTTCCTCGATGAGCCCACCGCCGGACAAGATCCGCGCACCGAGATGCGCATGATGCAGCTCTTCCGGCAGATCGCGAATCGCGGCTCCACCGTCGTTATCACCACGCACTTGCTGGGTTCGTTCAGCCTGCTCGACAAGATCGCCGTGCTCGTCCGCGGCAAACTCGCCTATTACGGACCCGGACTCGAGATGCTGCACTACTTCCAGACGCAGCGTCCGCACGAGGTCTACGACAAGCTGCGCGAGCGCGAGCCCGAGCACTGGGCCAAGAAATATCGTGAGACCGATCTCTATCGTGACTTCGTCACCCATGGCGCGGGCGAGGAGAAAAAGAGTGGGCGTGCGCAAGGGAGCTCGCGTCCGGTGCGCTCCGAGCCGCACTCGCCCGCGCGGCAGCTCGCGACCCTGGTCGCGCGCCAGTTCGTGAGCCGGCTGAAAGATTGGAAGAATGTGGCCGGCATGCTGGTGCCCACCCTGGCCATCGCGCTGCTCACCGGCCTGCTCAGCTCCGGGCCCAACGAACCCAAAACGCTGCTCATGGTCGTGTTCGCCGGCATGTGGTTCGGATGTTCCGCGTCGGTGCGCGAGATCATCGACGAGCTTTCCATCTACCGCCGCGAGCGGCAGCGCGGCCTCTCGCTGTGGAGTTACCTGGGCTCGAAGCTGCTCTACTTCGGCGTCATCGCGCTGGTGCAGAGCGCGCTGTTCGTCACCGTGCTCAGCCTGATGGACGCGCAATCCAACCACTACTTCGGCGCGCTGTTGATCATGTGGGCCATGACCATGCAGGGTGTGCTCATCGGCTTGCTCATCTCCGCGCTCGCGCGCAATGCCGATTGGGCCCTGTCTATCTTCCCGCTCGCGCTCATCCCGCAGTTGCTGCTGGCCGGGCTGCTGGTCCCGGTGCAGCAACGCCATCCTTTTAATATCGTGAAAGTCGGCGAGACGCCCACCTGCACCGACCGCGTCGCGCTCAACGGCTTCTGTCGCGAGAACGCGCCCCGCTGGACGCTCGCGCGCGAGATGCCTGCCGTGCTCAGCTATGCCGCCTCGCCTTTCATGGCCGCGCGCTGGGGCCTGGAAGCGCTCAGCGATCTGTACGTGCACGACTACACCGAAGACGTTCGCAATCTCGACAAGTACGGCTACAGTTTTGCCGACCTCGGCGCCGTCTCCGTCACCTTCCATGAGGACGATGAGACCCGCATCCGCGATGATGTGGACGCACTCCTGGCCGGCCGCATCACTCCGCAGCAGTTTGCCGATCGCGGACGCTCTCCCGAGTGGATCCCCTACGCTTGCGTGCTCAGCGGCTTTGCTTTCACCATGTTGTTCCTTACCATGGCTGCACTCAAACGCAAGGACTACGAGATGACCAGGCTGTGACCCGCCGCAACCAGGACGAAGCAGTGAGTACGAGATTGAGTACGAGATTATGACTGTCGATATCGAGATGCTGCGCGATGGCACCCGCTGGACGCTCGACCAGCGCGAAGTCACTCTCGGTCGCGATCCGGATTCCGATGTCCGGCTCACTGCCGACGAGTTCCTCATGGTCTCGCGGCGGCATGCCATCGTGCGCACCGTGGGCGAGGGCGACGTTTGGCTCGAAGATCAGAACAGTTTCAATGGCACGCTGCTCAACGGACGTCGCATCTCCAACGAGCGCCTCAACTCCGGCGACCTCATCCGCCTGGGTGACGACGGTCCAGAATTCCGCGTGACCTTCGGCACCGGCGTGATGCTGCGTCCGGGGACGAACCCTGACCTGCGCGGCGCCACCGCCGCCGGCTCGAACACTCCGCCGCTCGGCAGTTATAGCGCGCCCACCGCCTTCAGTGCCGGAGCCGCGCGCACGCCGCCGCCCACGCAATATGGCGGTGGTGGCGTCGGCTCAAGCGGGACGGGCGCCACGAAAGAACCGCCGCCCACCAGTTACGGCGGCCGCCCGGGTACCGGCGGTTTTGCCACCACTTCCCGCACCCCTGCGCCTCCCCAGATTCCCACGCATGAAGTCCCCACCCATATGGCGGGGACCAGTGGCGGTTTGCAGGCCCCGGCCCTGAGCGCTTCCGCGCAGATGCCGGCCGCTACCTATGACGAACTTTCTCCTGGAGAAGAAGCCATGTTGGAAAGCAAGATCGCTATGACGCGCAACCTGCTCCTGCTCGTGATCCTCCTCTGCATCGCCTTGGGCGCGGTGGTGATCATTCAAGGACAGGAGATCAGGAAGACGCGCGAGACTCTCAACGCCATGCAGCGGCAGGCGGAGAACGCCGTCGGCCAGTTCATGCCGCAGCTCAACAACCGCCTCAACCGCTTTGACTCGCGTCTCGACGACTTCCAAGGCAAGATGGACCAGATGGACGCGAACATGAAGCGCGCCGAAGATCGCTTCGTCGTCCGCATGAATACCGAGATGCCGAAGATCATGGATCGTTACGTCCAGATGAAGGCCAACGAGATCCAGCGCAGCACCAAGGGACAAGTCCAGATCCGCTAGTCCCCAGCCTATGATCCGGCCCGTAGCAAACGCTAACGCCCGTTGGGAGGATGTTATGAGATCACGCATCGTGGCCATCTTCCTGCTCCTCTGCCTCTTCGCCGGCCCCTTGCCGGCGAAGGAACCGGGGGTCGGTCCCGCCCTCTATAACGTCCTTTCCGATGACGACGAAGCCGCCTTCGGCCGCGCTGCCGCCGCGCGAC from Acidobacteriota bacterium includes:
- a CDS encoding pyridoxal phosphate-dependent aminotransferase, which translates into the protein MTALSKLAASILQSEIRIMSVECAKVGGINLAQGVCDTELPAPVRAGAIAAIESGLNSYTRLDGIGELRQAIATKLRCDNGISVDAEREVVVTVGSTGAFYSSCVALLDPGDEVIVFEPYYGYHVNTLALVQAKPAYVKLAPPGWTFSRVDLERVITPKTRAIVVNTPANPTGKVFTREELGWIAELAVKHDLFVFTDEIYEYFLYDGREHISPATLPGMAERTVTISGFSKTFSITGWRIGYAACSARWAPAIGYFHDLAYVCAPAPLQAGVAAGLRELKPDFYAVLGVEYAAKRKLICDTLTAIGLTPFVPQGAYYVLADASLLPGNGSKEKAMHLLHSAGVASVPGKSFYSDGGGEQMLRFCFAKTDADLAEACRRLEDAHVRTAVGR
- a CDS encoding FHA domain-containing protein, whose amino-acid sequence is MVATVTCRFCGRVNYETQTNCALCGKRLAESDTNTPPIGSISDDSHANTADDSRHWLIGSAGEQSGKRVEVPKDGATIGRHPTQNKIVINDPEVSRIHARLAVEGDRLTLEDSSANGTYVNDRRIERVTLRDGDEVRFGLSENNTFTYQLESFAVARAKVLQAGSASAAAAAAMPAPAPGPGSGPKSGTQVAMVKPLRSAVTVRLGAEDATLITRGSLQLVLDQYAVENIPITTNRMKLGRAPAATDRVQIDHPTVSDNHAEITASAVGATLRDLASSNGTYVNGQRITERLLHDGDLIQLGDCDSKLLLYRHPKRRVMVLRDLELKKPVMTMGRDASNDIRLDHPTVSRSHAEIRRVGSGFEIVDKGSDNGTFVNGMKIKRQALNPRDKITLGAVHLVFDGSQLEQQSDGTRVRLVASHLTRTVTDQHTHRPLVLLDDISLAIEPREFVGLLGPVGSGKSTLMYALNGFQPADNGRVLMNNWSLYDDFEALRSIIGYVPQDDIVHKTLTVRECLYYAGRLRLPDDTDEDEIRKRLAEVVEMLDLNERLDVAVGELSGGQRKRVSVAIELLSKPSMLFLDEPTAGQDPRTEMRMMQLFRQIANRGSTVVITTHLLGSFSLLDKIAVLVRGKLAYYGPGLEMLHYFQTQRPHEVYDKLREREPEHWAKKYRETDLYRDFVTHGAGEEKKSGRAQGSSRPVRSEPHSPARQLATLVARQFVSRLKDWKNVAGMLVPTLAIALLTGLLSSGPNEPKTLLMVVFAGMWFGCSASVREIIDELSIYRRERQRGLSLWSYLGSKLLYFGVIALVQSALFVTVLSLMDAQSNHYFGALLIMWAMTMQGVLIGLLISALARNADWALSIFPLALIPQLLLAGLLVPVQQRHPFNIVKVGETPTCTDRVALNGFCRENAPRWTLAREMPAVLSYAASPFMAARWGLEALSDLYVHDYTEDVRNLDKYGYSFADLGAVSVTFHEDDETRIRDDVDALLAGRITPQQFADRGRSPEWIPYACVLSGFAFTMLFLTMAALKRKDYEMTRL
- a CDS encoding FHA domain-containing protein, whose protein sequence is MTVDIEMLRDGTRWTLDQREVTLGRDPDSDVRLTADEFLMVSRRHAIVRTVGEGDVWLEDQNSFNGTLLNGRRISNERLNSGDLIRLGDDGPEFRVTFGTGVMLRPGTNPDLRGATAAGSNTPPLGSYSAPTAFSAGAARTPPPTQYGGGGVGSSGTGATKEPPPTSYGGRPGTGGFATTSRTPAPPQIPTHEVPTHMAGTSGGLQAPALSASAQMPAATYDELSPGEEAMLESKIAMTRNLLLLVILLCIALGAVVIIQGQEIRKTRETLNAMQRQAENAVGQFMPQLNNRLNRFDSRLDDFQGKMDQMDANMKRAEDRFVVRMNTEMPKIMDRYVQMKANEIQRSTKGQVQIR